The Blastococcus sp. HT6-4 genome window below encodes:
- a CDS encoding LysR family transcriptional regulator ArgP, whose product MDVDLAQLRTLVAVIDEGTLEAAARRLHVTPSAVSQRLRALEVATGRVLVQRGRPATVTAAGEPVLRLARQVGLLVADTSRHLDPAEPGSAPVVPIAVNADSLATWVLPALAPLAGELRFDLHSTDQTHTSALLRAGTVMGAVTSDAEPVAGCRVTPLGRMRYLPCAAPGFADRWFPDGPGPAALQRAPVVVFDRRDDLQHSYLRRRAPSADPPLHYVPSSADFVTAVILGFGWGMLPELQLADAHHEVARFDPAGAVDVPLYWQQWRLESEPLDRAAAALIRAAHARLGA is encoded by the coding sequence ATGGACGTGGACCTCGCCCAGCTCCGCACCCTCGTCGCGGTCATCGACGAAGGCACCCTGGAGGCGGCCGCGCGACGGCTGCACGTCACCCCGTCCGCGGTCTCGCAGCGCCTGCGCGCCCTCGAGGTGGCCACCGGCCGCGTCCTGGTGCAGCGCGGTCGCCCGGCCACCGTCACCGCCGCCGGCGAACCCGTGCTGCGGCTGGCCCGTCAGGTCGGCCTGCTCGTCGCCGACACCAGCCGGCACCTCGATCCGGCCGAGCCCGGCTCCGCACCGGTGGTGCCGATCGCGGTCAACGCCGACTCGCTGGCCACGTGGGTCCTGCCGGCGCTCGCCCCGCTGGCCGGCGAGCTACGTTTCGACCTGCACAGCACCGACCAGACGCACACCAGTGCGCTGCTGCGGGCCGGCACCGTCATGGGTGCGGTCACCTCGGACGCCGAGCCGGTCGCAGGGTGCCGGGTGACCCCGCTCGGGCGGATGCGCTACCTGCCCTGCGCCGCACCCGGGTTCGCCGACCGCTGGTTCCCCGACGGACCCGGTCCCGCGGCCCTGCAGCGGGCACCGGTGGTCGTGTTCGACCGCCGCGACGACCTGCAGCACTCCTACCTCCGCCGCCGGGCTCCGTCGGCGGACCCGCCCCTGCACTACGTCCCGTCGTCGGCTGACTTCGTCACCGCCGTGATCCTCGGCTTCGGCTGGGGCATGCTGCCGGAGCTCCAGCTGGCCGACGCCCACCACGAGGTGGCACGTTTCGATCCGGCCGGCGCCGTCGACGTGCCCCTGTACTGGCAGCAGTGGCGGCTGGAATCCGAGCCGCTCGACCGGGCCGCCGCCGCGCTGATCCGGGCCGCGCACGCACGTCTCGGCGCCTGA
- a CDS encoding mechanosensitive ion channel family protein, with translation MPTAPVAAGRSAALSAPVPASAPARAAVEQVEGLLPEETWQLLALVATAALGAWLVGVLIGVVVRRLARSSVVAADLSRRGRTPLRTLLVLIAVTVVLDAAPEVGEWRDPVVRVLGLVLIATVGWLLVVAVHVAADLALARYDVDVVDNRHARRVRTQISLLRRLAIVLVAVLTAAAMLLTFPTARAAGAGILASAGVISIVAGLAAQTSLANVFAGLQLAFTDAIRVDDVVVVEDAWGRIEEITLTYVVVHIWDDRRLVLPSTYFTTTPFENWTRKESAVLGSVELDVDWTVPFDEMRTELHRLLEDEGGRGPELWDGRVGVLQVTDAVGSVVRARVLVSAQDAGTLFDLRCHVREQLVGWLQREHPAGLPRVRVEGAPTAPSAARADRRPAAPSVTDSSLFTGSTEARERSRAFAGPSPEEIADRDAMPGPPDERHPARGS, from the coding sequence GTGCCGACCGCACCCGTCGCCGCAGGAAGGAGCGCCGCCCTGTCCGCACCCGTCCCCGCGTCCGCCCCGGCCCGCGCCGCCGTCGAGCAGGTCGAGGGCCTCCTCCCGGAGGAGACCTGGCAGCTCCTCGCCCTGGTGGCCACCGCCGCCCTCGGCGCCTGGCTGGTCGGCGTCCTGATCGGTGTCGTGGTGCGCCGGCTGGCCCGCAGCTCCGTGGTCGCCGCCGACCTGTCGCGGCGCGGCCGGACGCCGCTGCGGACGCTGCTGGTGCTCATCGCCGTCACCGTGGTGCTCGACGCGGCGCCGGAGGTCGGTGAGTGGCGGGACCCGGTGGTACGCGTCCTCGGACTGGTCCTGATCGCGACGGTCGGCTGGTTGCTGGTGGTCGCGGTGCACGTGGCCGCGGACCTGGCGCTGGCCCGGTACGACGTCGACGTCGTCGACAACCGGCACGCCCGCCGGGTCCGCACGCAGATCTCGCTGCTGCGCCGGCTGGCGATCGTGCTGGTCGCCGTCCTGACGGCGGCCGCGATGCTCCTGACGTTCCCCACCGCCCGGGCCGCAGGCGCCGGCATCCTGGCCAGCGCAGGGGTCATCTCGATCGTCGCCGGCCTGGCCGCCCAGACGTCGCTGGCCAACGTCTTCGCCGGGCTGCAGCTGGCCTTCACCGATGCGATCCGGGTGGACGACGTCGTGGTGGTCGAGGACGCGTGGGGGCGGATCGAGGAGATCACGCTAACCTACGTCGTCGTCCACATCTGGGACGATCGCCGGCTGGTCCTGCCGTCGACCTACTTCACCACCACGCCGTTCGAGAACTGGACCCGCAAGGAGTCCGCCGTCCTGGGCTCGGTGGAGCTGGACGTCGACTGGACGGTGCCCTTCGACGAGATGCGCACGGAGCTGCACCGGTTGCTCGAGGACGAGGGGGGCCGGGGGCCGGAGCTCTGGGACGGCCGGGTGGGCGTGCTGCAGGTGACCGACGCGGTGGGCTCGGTGGTGCGGGCGAGGGTGCTGGTCAGCGCCCAGGACGCCGGGACGCTGTTCGACCTGCGCTGCCACGTGCGCGAGCAGCTCGTCGGCTGGCTGCAGCGGGAGCACCCCGCGGGGCTGCCGCGGGTACGCGTCGAAGGGGCCCCCACCGCCCCGTCGGCCGCCCGGGCGGACCGGAGACCGGCCGCGCCGTCGGTGACGGACAGCTCGTTGTTCACCGGCAGCACCGAGGCGCGGGAGCGGTCGCGGGCGTTCGCCGGGCCCAGCCCCGAGGAGATCGCCGACCGGGACGCGATGCCCGGGCCCCCGGACGAGCGCCACCCGGCGCGCGGCAGCTGA
- a CDS encoding LysE family transporter: MTTGLLAAVAGLGMGLSLIVAIGAQNAFVLRQGLRAEHVPAVVAVCAVSDAVLILAGVAGNSWLSARLPDAITVVRLGGAAFLLGYAVLAARRALRPSSIAIDAGGTRAGLLATVVTCLALTWLNPHVYLDTVVLLGSVADSHGVGRWWFAAGAAAGSVLWFAALGYGARLLRPLFARPAAWRVLDGAIAVVMAGLGAGLLAAAI, encoded by the coding sequence GTGACGACTGGTCTGCTGGCCGCGGTGGCCGGGCTCGGGATGGGGCTCTCGCTGATCGTGGCGATCGGCGCGCAGAACGCCTTCGTGCTCCGGCAGGGGCTGCGCGCCGAGCACGTCCCGGCGGTCGTGGCGGTGTGCGCGGTCTCCGACGCGGTCCTCATCCTCGCCGGGGTCGCCGGCAACTCCTGGCTGAGCGCCCGGCTGCCCGACGCGATCACCGTCGTGCGCCTGGGCGGTGCCGCCTTCCTGCTCGGCTACGCCGTCCTCGCGGCCCGACGGGCGCTGCGCCCGTCGTCGATCGCCATCGATGCCGGCGGCACCCGGGCCGGGCTCCTGGCCACCGTCGTCACCTGCCTCGCGCTCACCTGGCTCAACCCGCACGTGTACCTGGACACGGTGGTGCTGCTGGGATCGGTGGCCGACAGCCACGGCGTGGGCAGGTGGTGGTTCGCCGCCGGAGCCGCGGCCGGCAGCGTGCTCTGGTTCGCGGCCCTCGGCTACGGCGCCCGCCTGCTCCGGCCGCTGTTCGCCCGCCCGGCGGCGTGGCGGGTCCTCGACGGCGCCATCGCCGTCGTCATGGCGGGCCTCGGCGCCGGGCTCCTCGCCGCCGCGATCTGA
- a CDS encoding DUF4235 domain-containing protein produces the protein MARTKKQKPPLTWKLLGAGFAVPAGIAARRLTDAAWYAARGTTPPKNPAAPGVSWGEALAWAAFSGVVVAGSRLAAARGAAATYERFTGQLPPGLNAGTP, from the coding sequence GTGGCCCGGACGAAGAAGCAGAAGCCGCCGCTGACCTGGAAGCTGCTGGGCGCCGGGTTCGCGGTGCCCGCGGGCATCGCGGCCCGCAGGCTGACCGACGCCGCCTGGTACGCCGCGCGCGGCACCACCCCGCCGAAGAACCCCGCCGCCCCGGGCGTGAGCTGGGGCGAGGCGCTGGCCTGGGCGGCCTTCTCCGGCGTCGTCGTCGCCGGCAGCCGGCTCGCGGCGGCCCGGGGGGCCGCCGCGACCTACGAGAGGTTCACCGGGCAGCTGCCGCCGGGGCTCAACGCCGGCACGCCCTGA
- a CDS encoding MazG family protein — protein MPVALAVAVSPRLAGLLSPAGWRAVSSGRPLAALPGAAGTAEALRAEGLAVAEVPDVATAGDLAGDVVLLVPAGEPVPGAEVVAGAPEPPGARLLDVVAVMDRLRSPGGCPWDAEQTHASLRGYLLEEAHEAYDAIVDDDPVGMREELGDVLLQVVFHARVAAEAGAGRRFDVDDVAGDLVDKLVRRHPHVFGNAGPRDVAQVEAGWEEIKKAEKQRRSPTEGVSRSQPAASWGAALVRRAGRVGLPTPAPAELSAASPEELGERLLAVVAAAESRGWDVEDALREAVRRYAGELDAEAADRARG, from the coding sequence GTGCCCGTCGCCCTCGCCGTCGCCGTCAGCCCCCGTCTCGCCGGCCTGCTGAGCCCGGCCGGCTGGCGGGCGGTCTCCTCCGGCCGGCCGCTGGCCGCCCTGCCCGGGGCCGCCGGCACCGCGGAGGCGCTGCGGGCCGAGGGGCTGGCCGTCGCCGAGGTGCCCGACGTCGCCACCGCCGGTGACCTCGCCGGGGACGTCGTGCTGCTCGTCCCCGCCGGTGAGCCGGTGCCCGGGGCCGAGGTGGTGGCCGGTGCCCCCGAGCCGCCGGGGGCCCGGCTGCTCGACGTCGTGGCGGTCATGGACCGGCTGCGCTCACCCGGCGGCTGCCCGTGGGACGCCGAGCAGACCCATGCGTCGCTGCGCGGCTACCTGCTGGAGGAGGCGCACGAGGCGTACGACGCGATCGTCGACGACGACCCGGTGGGGATGCGCGAGGAGCTGGGCGACGTCCTGCTGCAGGTGGTCTTCCACGCGCGGGTGGCCGCCGAGGCCGGGGCCGGCCGCCGCTTCGACGTCGACGACGTCGCCGGTGACCTGGTCGACAAGCTGGTCCGCCGGCACCCGCACGTGTTCGGGAACGCCGGACCTCGGGACGTGGCGCAGGTCGAGGCGGGCTGGGAGGAGATCAAGAAGGCGGAGAAGCAGCGCCGCTCGCCCACCGAGGGGGTCTCCCGCTCGCAGCCCGCGGCCTCCTGGGGCGCGGCGCTCGTCCGCCGGGCGGGCCGGGTCGGCCTGCCGACGCCCGCGCCGGCGGAGCTCTCGGCGGCGAGCCCCGAGGAGCTGGGGGAGCGGCTGCTCGCCGTCGTGGCGGCCGCCGAGTCGCGGGGCTGGGACGTCGAGGACGCGCTGCGCGAGGCCGTGCGCCGCTATGCCGGCGAGCTGGACGCCGAGGCCGCCGACCGCGCCCGGGGCTGA
- a CDS encoding septum formation initiator family protein translates to MSSVPGRRGGGDGRRATGRVPRVHHSRPVRTGLRSAASSRPGRGRPNRRPERRPAASTAARRRPLFTGRAVLLVGLVLLLALTLAGPLRQYLAGQAELARLAAEGEALDRRATDLEAQLERQADPAFTERQARERLSFVLPGDRLIIVVDGQAVEGDAGTLAAAAAEPEPVPWYEGLMRSVAGADGDRPADDERGTGGEGQ, encoded by the coding sequence ATGAGCAGCGTTCCGGGCCGGCGGGGCGGCGGGGACGGGCGGCGCGCCACCGGCCGGGTGCCCCGGGTGCACCACTCGCGGCCGGTCCGCACCGGCCTGCGGTCGGCGGCGTCCAGCCGTCCGGGCCGGGGGCGGCCCAACCGCCGGCCGGAACGGCGGCCCGCGGCGTCCACCGCGGCTCGGCGGCGGCCGCTGTTCACCGGCCGCGCGGTGCTGCTCGTCGGACTGGTGCTGCTGCTCGCCCTGACCCTGGCCGGCCCGCTGCGGCAGTACCTGGCCGGCCAGGCCGAGCTGGCGCGGCTGGCGGCGGAGGGCGAGGCGCTCGACCGCCGCGCCACCGACCTGGAGGCGCAGCTGGAGCGGCAGGCCGACCCGGCGTTCACCGAGCGGCAGGCGCGCGAGCGGCTGTCGTTCGTGCTGCCCGGTGACCGGCTGATCATCGTCGTCGACGGGCAGGCCGTGGAGGGCGACGCCGGCACGCTGGCCGCCGCCGCGGCCGAGCCCGAGCCGGTGCCCTGGTACGAGGGCCTGATGCGATCCGTGGCCGGCGCCGACGGTGACCGGCCGGCCGACGACGAGCGCGGTACGGGAGGTGAGGGGCAGTGA
- the eno gene encoding phosphopyruvate hydratase: protein MPSIDAVGAREILDSRGNPTVEVEVALDDGTIARAAVPSGASTGAFEAVELRDGGERYGGKGVTKAVDGVLDVIGPELVGYEASEQRLVDQRLLDLDGTPDKSRLGANAILGVSLAVARAAADSAGLPLFRYVGGPSAHLLPVPMMNILNGGAHADSNVDVQEFMIAPVGAGTFAEALAMGTETYHALKAVLKGRGLATGLGDEGGFAPDLPSNRDALDLIAEAVEKAGYTLGDDIAFALDVAATEFHADGGYDFEGQSRSAEYLVDYYRGLVDAYPIVSIEDPLDEQDWDGWIAMTAALGDRVQIVGDDLFVTNPTRLADGINRGAANALLVKVNQIGTLTETLDAVNLAHRNGYRCMMSHRSGETEDTTIADLAVATDCGQIKTGAPARSERVAKYNQLLRIEEELDDAARYAGAAAFPRLNG, encoded by the coding sequence GTGCCGAGCATCGATGCCGTAGGCGCGCGGGAGATCCTGGACTCGCGCGGAAACCCCACCGTGGAGGTCGAGGTCGCCCTCGACGACGGGACGATCGCCCGGGCCGCCGTGCCCAGCGGCGCCTCCACGGGCGCCTTCGAGGCGGTCGAGCTGCGGGACGGGGGTGAGCGCTACGGCGGCAAGGGAGTGACCAAGGCCGTCGACGGCGTCCTGGACGTCATCGGCCCGGAACTGGTCGGCTACGAGGCCAGCGAGCAGCGGCTGGTCGACCAGCGCCTGCTCGACCTCGACGGCACGCCCGACAAGTCGCGCCTGGGGGCCAACGCGATCCTCGGCGTGAGCCTCGCCGTCGCCCGGGCCGCCGCCGACTCCGCCGGCCTGCCGCTGTTCCGCTACGTCGGCGGCCCGTCGGCGCACCTGCTGCCCGTACCGATGATGAACATCCTCAACGGTGGCGCCCACGCCGACAGCAACGTCGACGTCCAGGAGTTCATGATCGCACCCGTAGGCGCCGGCACCTTCGCCGAGGCGCTGGCCATGGGCACCGAGACCTACCACGCCCTCAAGGCCGTCCTGAAGGGCCGCGGGCTGGCCACCGGCCTCGGCGACGAGGGTGGCTTCGCCCCCGACCTCCCCAGCAACCGGGACGCCCTCGACCTCATCGCCGAGGCGGTGGAGAAGGCCGGCTACACCCTCGGCGACGACATCGCCTTCGCCCTCGACGTCGCCGCGACCGAGTTCCACGCCGACGGGGGCTACGACTTCGAGGGCCAGTCCCGCTCGGCGGAGTACCTGGTGGACTACTACCGGGGCCTGGTCGACGCCTACCCGATCGTCTCCATCGAGGACCCGCTCGACGAGCAGGACTGGGACGGCTGGATCGCGATGACCGCTGCGCTCGGCGACCGGGTGCAGATCGTGGGCGACGACCTGTTCGTCACCAACCCGACCCGCCTGGCCGACGGCATCAACCGCGGCGCCGCCAACGCGCTGCTGGTCAAGGTCAACCAGATCGGCACGCTGACCGAGACCCTCGACGCGGTCAACCTGGCCCACCGCAACGGCTACCGCTGCATGATGAGCCACCGCTCCGGCGAGACCGAGGACACCACGATCGCCGACCTCGCCGTCGCCACCGACTGCGGGCAGATCAAGACCGGCGCCCCGGCCCGCAGCGAGCGCGTCGCCAAGTACAACCAGCTGCTGCGCATCGAGGAGGAGCTCGACGACGCCGCCCGCTACGCCGGCGCGGCGGCGTTCCCGCGGCTGAACGGCTGA
- a CDS encoding Ppx/GppA phosphatase family protein codes for MTRVAAVDCGTNSIRLLVADVPAEGGHTDLLRRMEVVRLGQGVDATGRLAPEAIERTRLVLAEYAAAARDLGATDVRMVATSATRDAANRADFEQMVRATLGRAPDVVSGREEAELSFLGATGSIAAAAAAQGIAPPRPPYLVVDIGGGSTEFVLGGADGVVAARSVDIGCVRLTERHLHDDPPADEQVAAAERDIRAALVDVTAEVPVGRAAALIGLAGSVTTVAALALDLPAYDSEAIHGSRIAVGEVRRVTAELLAATRERRAAAPVMHPGRVDVIGAGALILRTLMDEFGMAEVTVSEHDILDGIALRLGRG; via the coding sequence GTGACCCGGGTCGCCGCCGTGGACTGCGGCACCAACTCCATCCGGCTGCTCGTGGCCGACGTCCCGGCCGAGGGCGGGCACACCGACCTGCTGCGCCGGATGGAGGTCGTCCGCCTCGGGCAGGGCGTCGACGCGACGGGCCGGCTGGCGCCGGAGGCGATCGAGCGGACCCGCCTCGTCCTCGCCGAGTACGCGGCGGCGGCCCGCGACCTGGGCGCGACCGACGTCCGGATGGTGGCCACCAGCGCGACCCGGGACGCGGCCAACCGGGCCGACTTCGAGCAGATGGTCCGGGCCACCCTGGGGCGGGCCCCCGACGTCGTGAGCGGCCGGGAGGAGGCCGAGCTCTCCTTCCTCGGCGCTACCGGCTCGATCGCCGCCGCCGCGGCGGCCCAGGGCATCGCGCCACCCCGGCCGCCGTACCTGGTCGTGGACATCGGCGGTGGCTCCACCGAGTTCGTCCTCGGTGGCGCCGACGGCGTCGTCGCCGCCCGGTCGGTCGACATCGGCTGCGTGCGGCTCACCGAGCGGCACCTGCACGACGACCCGCCGGCCGACGAGCAGGTCGCCGCCGCCGAGCGGGACATCCGCGCCGCGCTGGTCGACGTCACCGCCGAGGTGCCGGTGGGACGGGCGGCGGCCCTCATCGGGCTGGCCGGCTCGGTGACCACCGTGGCCGCGCTCGCCCTCGACCTGCCCGCCTACGACTCCGAGGCGATCCACGGGTCCCGCATCGCGGTCGGCGAGGTGCGGCGGGTGACCGCGGAGCTCCTCGCCGCCACGCGGGAACGGCGCGCCGCCGCCCCGGTCATGCACCCCGGCCGGGTCGACGTCATCGGCGCCGGCGCGCTGATCCTCCGGACCCTCATGGACGAGTTCGGGATGGCCGAGGTCACGGTCAGCGAGCACGACATCCTCGACGGCATCGCGCTGCGGCTCGGCCGCGGCTGA
- a CDS encoding DUF501 domain-containing protein encodes MSEPVSPEDREIVARQLGRPPRALVAVAHRCPCGQPDVVETSPRLEDGTPFPTLYYLTCPRATAAASRLESAGRMREWQEELGTDPELAEAYRAAHEAYLATRDARDVLPTRMTAGGMPDRVKCLHALAGHALAAGPGVNPIGDRAVEEMGEWWAAGPCARPEGDA; translated from the coding sequence GTGAGCGAGCCGGTGAGCCCGGAGGACCGGGAGATCGTGGCGCGGCAGCTCGGGCGCCCGCCGCGGGCGCTGGTGGCCGTGGCGCACCGCTGCCCGTGCGGTCAGCCCGACGTCGTCGAGACCTCGCCCCGGCTGGAGGACGGCACGCCGTTCCCGACCCTGTACTACCTGACCTGCCCGCGGGCGACCGCCGCCGCGAGCCGGCTGGAGTCGGCCGGCCGCATGCGGGAGTGGCAGGAGGAGCTGGGCACCGATCCCGAGCTCGCCGAGGCCTACCGGGCGGCGCACGAGGCGTACCTGGCCACCCGCGACGCCCGCGACGTGCTCCCGACGCGGATGACCGCCGGTGGGATGCCCGACCGGGTCAAGTGCCTGCACGCCCTGGCCGGTCACGCGCTGGCGGCGGGCCCCGGGGTCAACCCGATCGGTGACCGGGCGGTCGAGGAGATGGGGGAGTGGTGGGCCGCGGGCCCTTGCGCCCGGCCCGAGGGCGACGCGTGA
- a CDS encoding Bax inhibitor-1/YccA family protein → MASRNPAFSRGFGNAGPGQQQAAWGNTSQYGAPTQYGAPAPQQDAYTAPSPYGTTEDTRYMTMDDVVTKTGLTFLVTVLSAAATWAMPGQAAWGLAIPAVLAAFVLGLVIAFKQIANPVATLAYGALYGVALGAISEAFALEFGSGIIMQALIGTFGVFAGMLVVYKTGAIRVTPKLTRWVLAAGIGVLVLIVVNFVVALIGGGDGLGLRSGGPLAIGFSLLVIGVAAFFLLLDFDMADEAIRRGAPAKFAWYIAFGLLVTVIWLYIEILRLLSYLQND, encoded by the coding sequence ATGGCCAGTAGGAACCCGGCGTTCAGCCGTGGCTTCGGGAACGCCGGCCCCGGCCAGCAGCAGGCCGCCTGGGGCAACACGTCCCAGTACGGTGCCCCGACGCAGTACGGCGCTCCGGCGCCGCAGCAGGACGCGTACACCGCGCCGTCCCCGTACGGGACGACCGAGGACACGCGCTACATGACGATGGACGACGTCGTCACCAAGACGGGCCTGACGTTCCTGGTCACCGTCCTCTCCGCCGCCGCGACCTGGGCCATGCCCGGTCAGGCCGCCTGGGGGCTGGCGATCCCGGCCGTCCTGGCCGCCTTCGTGCTCGGCCTGGTGATCGCCTTCAAGCAGATCGCCAACCCGGTCGCGACGCTGGCCTACGGCGCGCTCTACGGTGTCGCGCTCGGCGCGATCAGCGAGGCGTTCGCGCTCGAGTTCGGCAGCGGCATCATCATGCAGGCGCTGATCGGCACCTTCGGTGTCTTCGCCGGCATGCTGGTGGTCTACAAGACCGGCGCGATCCGCGTCACCCCCAAGCTGACCCGCTGGGTCCTGGCCGCCGGCATCGGTGTCCTGGTCCTCATCGTGGTCAACTTCGTGGTCGCCCTCATCGGTGGCGGCGACGGCCTGGGCCTGCGGTCCGGTGGCCCGCTGGCGATCGGCTTCAGCCTGCTCGTGATCGGTGTGGCGGCGTTCTTCCTGCTGCTCGACTTCGACATGGCTGACGAGGCCATCCGTCGTGGGGCGCCGGCGAAGTTCGCCTGGTACATCGCCTTCGGTCTGCTCGTGACCGTCATCTGGCTGTACATCGAGATCCTGCGCCTGCTGAGCTACCTGCAGAACGACTGA
- a CDS encoding uracil-DNA glycosylase → MAFDAGGFPVTRTPAGVVRGARAVRDLAVLDARISGCYACPRLVAWREEVARVKRASFRDEDYWGRPVPGLGPAGSRIAVVGLAPAAHGGNRTGRVFTGDRSGDWIFAALWRAGLANQPTSTHIGDGLELTDVRVAAAVRCAPPANAPTPEERDTCSPWLARELELLPRLRVIVVLGGFGWTALWPVLAAAGYALPRPRPAFGHGVEVTLDGPRGPLTLLGSYHVSQQNTFTGKLTEPMLDAVLSRATELAATGG, encoded by the coding sequence GTGGCATTCGACGCAGGGGGCTTCCCGGTCACCCGCACCCCGGCCGGGGTGGTGCGCGGTGCCCGGGCCGTCCGCGATCTCGCCGTCCTCGACGCCCGGATCTCCGGTTGCTACGCCTGCCCCCGGCTGGTGGCCTGGCGCGAGGAGGTCGCCCGGGTCAAGCGCGCGTCCTTCCGCGACGAGGACTACTGGGGCCGCCCGGTGCCGGGGCTCGGGCCGGCCGGATCCCGCATCGCCGTCGTCGGGCTGGCGCCCGCGGCGCACGGCGGGAACCGGACGGGACGCGTCTTCACCGGCGACCGCAGCGGAGACTGGATCTTCGCCGCGCTCTGGCGCGCCGGGCTGGCCAACCAGCCCACCTCCACGCACATCGGCGACGGGCTCGAGCTCACCGACGTCCGGGTCGCCGCGGCCGTGCGGTGCGCTCCGCCGGCCAACGCGCCCACGCCGGAGGAGCGGGACACCTGCTCGCCGTGGCTGGCCCGTGAACTCGAGCTGCTGCCCCGCCTCCGGGTCATCGTCGTGCTCGGCGGGTTCGGCTGGACCGCGCTGTGGCCGGTGCTGGCGGCGGCCGGGTACGCGCTGCCCCGGCCACGGCCGGCCTTCGGGCACGGGGTGGAGGTGACGCTGGACGGCCCGCGGGGGCCGTTGACCCTGCTGGGCAGCTACCACGTGAGCCAGCAGAACACCTTCACCGGCAAGCTGACCGAGCCGATGCTCGACGCCGTGCTGTCCCGCGCCACGGAGCTGGCGGCGACGGGGGGCTGA
- a CDS encoding peptidylprolyl isomerase, protein MLIHRAARASAAVFLVAVALAGCRSAPDVAAYVGQEQIAVGELRSAVDQRLADPELAAAVAGSEEELTRRVLGLLIEGEIHDTAAARYDVQVTEGEVTARIRELLGDDPEAVYDRLAQRGVGRADVRESVRQQLVRLELADATARDEALEEAALRERYQEVRDQLAEVEFGYVTVPDQATADAVVRELAADPGSYPEVAARFPGPYTLAELQRQPVEQLPAPLAEQLAPLEPGGAFSMPVPEAGGVVVGFKAGVVYPSFEELRPRLEAAAADEVEAAVRPLLEEVRADLGITVNPRYAVWEDGRLLPPGDGGVVQILEEPAAAPELRVPSAD, encoded by the coding sequence GTGCTGATCCACCGCGCTGCCCGGGCGAGCGCCGCCGTCTTCCTGGTCGCCGTCGCGCTGGCCGGCTGCCGGTCGGCCCCCGACGTCGCCGCCTACGTGGGGCAGGAGCAGATCGCCGTCGGTGAGCTGCGGTCGGCCGTCGACCAGCGGCTGGCCGACCCGGAGCTCGCCGCCGCCGTGGCCGGCAGCGAGGAGGAGCTCACCCGCCGCGTGCTCGGCCTGCTGATCGAGGGCGAGATCCACGACACCGCGGCTGCCCGGTACGACGTGCAGGTCACCGAGGGCGAGGTGACCGCCCGGATCCGGGAGCTGCTGGGCGACGACCCCGAGGCGGTGTACGACCGGCTCGCGCAGCGGGGCGTGGGCCGCGCCGACGTCCGGGAGAGCGTCCGCCAGCAGCTCGTGCGCCTGGAGCTGGCCGACGCGACCGCACGCGACGAGGCCCTCGAGGAGGCCGCGCTGCGCGAGCGCTACCAGGAGGTGCGCGACCAGCTGGCCGAGGTGGAGTTCGGCTACGTCACGGTCCCGGACCAGGCGACGGCCGATGCGGTCGTCCGGGAGCTGGCCGCCGACCCGGGGAGCTACCCCGAGGTGGCCGCCCGGTTCCCCGGGCCCTACACGCTCGCCGAGCTCCAGCGGCAGCCGGTCGAGCAGCTGCCGGCGCCGCTCGCCGAGCAACTCGCTCCCCTGGAACCGGGTGGCGCCTTCTCGATGCCGGTCCCCGAGGCCGGTGGCGTCGTCGTCGGGTTCAAGGCCGGGGTCGTGTACCCCTCGTTCGAGGAGCTGCGTCCCCGGCTGGAGGCGGCGGCCGCCGATGAGGTGGAGGCCGCCGTCCGGCCGCTCCTGGAGGAGGTGCGGGCCGACCTCGGGATCACGGTCAACCCGCGGTACGCCGTCTGGGAGGACGGCCGGTTGCTGCCGCCCGGTGACGGCGGTGTCGTGCAGATCCTGGAGGAGCCGGCCGCCGCGCCGGAGCTCCGCGTCCCTTCGGCAGACTGA